The Populus alba chromosome 4, ASM523922v2, whole genome shotgun sequence genome contains a region encoding:
- the LOC118059018 gene encoding starch synthase 3, chloroplastic/amyloplastic, producing MELALLVQSPLSCSGRGVFSERNGLKIKPFLVGSFPHVRSGQLSSLNSWTKEFPASGVSFRITATADFSKRRQRKMSNARPRGSSPKRFTPKTPVGTSTQKRDLENNGEKEGSITPKSSEIAEANKQTLETQVDEDEEQAIEHSGEKKVDEEKIGEEVSLMSKKVAVANGNQVVKNGSISRVGKDVTLSEDKIALEGSQNDDLKNDGIVKEKSISNDARKTEDDSLQIKLKLEMEEKLRKKETDRLAEEKLRKQEIERLAEENFSKGNRLFVYPQMVKPDEDIEVFLNRSLSTLSDEPDILIMGAFNDWRWKSFTFRLSKTHLNGDWWSCQVHVPKEAYKMDFVFFNGQDVYDNNDKKDFYILVEGGMDAFAFDDFLLEEKRRELEKLAKEQAVKERLAEEQRRREEEKAASEADRAEARAEIEKRRRTLQELMKKAARSFNNVCHVEPSEFKGEDMIKLYYNKSSGPLAHANDLWVHGGHNNWKDGLSIVERLVSSDKKDGDWWYANVVVPDRAFVLDWVFADGPPQSATVYDNNHRQDFHAIVPNGIPEELYWVEEEHKIYSKLQEERRLREDAIRAKAEKTARIKAETKEQTLKRFLLSQKHIVYTEPLDVQAGSTVTVFYNPANTILNGKPEVWFRGSFNRWTHRKGPLPPQKMLPADNGSHVKATVKVPLDAYMMDFVFSEKEDGGIFDNREGMDYHIPVSGGIAKEPPMHIVHIAVEMAPIAKVGGLGDVVTSLSRAVQDLNHSVDIILPKYDCMKISHVKDLHYQRSYSWGGTEIKVWFGKVEGLSVYFLEPQNGMFWAGCVYGCKNDGERFGFFCHAALEFLQQSGFHPDIIHCHDWSSAPVAWLFKDHYMHYGLSKSRVVFTIHNLEFGANNIGKAMAYSDKATTVSPTYSREISGNPLIASHLHKFHGILNGIDPDIWDPYNDTYIPVPYTSENVVEGKRAAKEALQQRLGLKRADLPLVGIITRLTHQKGIHLIKHAIWRTLERGGQVVLLGSAPDPRVQNDFVNLANHLHSSHHDRARLCLTYDEPLSHLIYAGADFILVPSIFEPCGLTQLTAMRYGSIAVVRKTGGLFDTVFDVDHDKERAKAQGLEPNGFNFDGADPAGVDYALNRAISAWYDGRDWFNSLCKKVMEQDWSWNKPALDYLELYHSARK from the exons ATGGAATTGGCTTTGCTAGTACAAAGTCCATTGAGTTGTAGTGGAAGGGGTGTTTTTAGTGAAAGAAATGGTTTAAAGATTAAACCTTTTCTTGTTGGGTCTTTCCCTCATGTTAGAAGTGGACAACTTTCAAGT CTTAATTCATGGACGAAGGAGTTTCCAGCAAGTGGGGTTTCATTTCGAATTACTGCAACTGCTG ATTTTTCTAAGAGGAGACAGAGAAAAATGTCAAATGCTAGGCCTAGAGGCTCTTCTCCGAAGAGATTCACGCCGAAAACACCTGTTGGAACAAGCACCCAGAAGAGAGATTTAGAAAACAATGGAGAGAAAGAGGGTTCAATTACACCAAAATCTAGTGAGATTGCAGAGGCCAACAAGCAAACACTAGAAACACAGGTTGATGAGGATGAAGAACAGGCAATTGAGCATTCTGGGGAGAAAAAAGTCGATGAAGAAAAGATAGGAGAGGAAGTATCTTTGATGAGTAAAAAGGTGGCTGTTGCTAATGGTAATCAAGTGGTAAAAAATGGAAGTATCAGTAGAGTTGGTAAGGATGTGACTCTGTCAGAGGATAAAATTGCTTTAGAGGGAAGCCAAAATGATGACTTGAAGAATGACGGTATTGTGAAAGAGAAGAGCATTTCAAATGATGCGAGAAAGACTGAAGATGATTCTctacaaataaaattgaagttggaaatggaagaaaaattgCGTAAGAAAGAAACTGATAGGCTTGCTGAAGAAAAACTGCGTAAGCAAGAAATTGAGAGGCTTGCTGAGGAAAACTTCTCTAAGGGTAACAGATTGTTTGTCTATCCGCAGATGGTGAAACCCGATGAAGACATAGAAGTGTTCCTCAATAGAAGTCTATCAACCTTGAGTGACGAACCAGATATTTTGATTATGGGAGCATTCAATGACTGGAGATGGAAATCTTTTACCTTTAGGTTGAGCAAGACCCATCTCAATGGGGATTGGTGGTCTTGCCAGGTTCATGTTCCAAAAGAAGCATATAAGATGGACTTTGTGTTCTTCAATGGGCAAGATGTCTATGACAATAATGACAAGAAGGATTTCTACATTCTTGTTGAAGGTGGAATGGATGCATTTGCATTTGATGATTTCTTGCTTGAGGAAAAACGTCGGGAACTGGAGAAACTTGCAAAGGAGCAAGCTGTGAAGGAAAGATTAGCAGAAGAGCAGAGgcgaagagaagaagagaaggctGCAAGTGAAGCTGATAGAGCAGAGGCAAGggcagaaattgaaaaaaggagaagaacatTGCAAGAACTGATGAAAAAGGCTGCAAGGTCCTTCAATAATGTTTGCCACGTAGAACCTAGTGAGTTCAAAGGTGAGGACATGATCAAGTTATATTATAACAAAAGCTCAGGTCCTCTAGCCCATGCTAATGACCTTTGGGTTCATGGGGGGCATAATAATTGGAAGGATGGACTGTCCATTGTTGAGAGACTTGTCAGCTCTGACAAAAAGGATGGCGATTGGTGGTATGCTAATG TTGTTGTACCTGATCGAGCTTTTGTCCTGGATTGGGTCTTTGCTGATGGTCCACCTCAGAGTGCCACTGTGTATGATAACAATCATCGCCAAGATTTCCATGCTATTGTCCCAAATGGTATTCCTGAAGAATTGTATTGGGTTGAGGAAgaacacaaaatatatagcaaactACAGGAAGAGAGGAGGTTAAGAGAGGATGCTATACGTGCCAAG GCTGAGAAAACAGCACGTATTAAAGCTGAAACAAAGGAGCAAACTTTGAAAAGGTTTCTGCTGTCACAAAAGCATATAGTTTATACTGAGCCTCTTGATGTTCAGGCTGGAAGCACCGTGACAGTTTTCTACAATCCTGCTAACACCATTCTGAATGGTAAACCTGAAGTTTGGTTCAGAGGTTCATTCAACCGTTGGACCCACCGCAAGGGTCCATTGCCACCTCAGAAAATGTTGCCTGCAGATAATGGCTCTCACGTCAAAGCCACTG TCAAGGTTCCATTGGATGCCTACATGATGGATTTTGTATTCTCTGAGAAGGAAGATGGTGGAATTTTTGACAATAGAGAAGGCATGGATTATCACATACCAGTGTCTGGAGGAATTGCAAAAGAACCACCGATGCACATTGTGCATATTGCTGTTGAAATGGCCCCAATCGCGAAg GTTGGTGGGCTTGGTGATGTTGTGACTAGTCTCTCCCGTGCAGTTCAAGATCTAAACCACAGTGTGGACATCATTCTTCCAAAGTATGACTGTATGAAGATTAGCCAT GTGAAAGATTTGCACTACCAGAGAAGCTATTCCTGGGGTGGGACTGAAATAAAAGTATGGTTTGGGAAGGTGGAAGGCCTTTCTGTCTATTTCTTGGAGCCTCAAAATGG AATGTTTTGGGCAGGTTGTGTATATGGCTGCAAGAATGATGGGGAGAGATTTGGTTTCTTTTGCCATGCAGCCCTTGAATTCTTACAACAAAGTGGATTTCATCCT GATATTATCCATTGCCATGATTGGTCTAGTGCTCCAGTTGCATGGTTGTTTAAGGACCATTATATGCATTATGGTCTTAGTAAATCCCGGGTAGTCTTCACCATTCATAATCTTGAATTTGGGGCAAACAACATTGGGAAAGCTATGGCATATTCTGACAAGGCTACAACT GTATCTCCCACATATTCAAGGGAGATTTCAGGAAATCCTTTAATTGCTTCTCATCTCCACAAGTTCCatggcatcctaaatggaaTTGACCCTGATATATGGGACCCTTACAATGATACATACATTCCT GTACCTTATACTTCCGAGAATGTTGTTGAAGGAAAAAGAGCTGCCAAGGAGGCTTTGCAACAAAGGCTTGGTTTGAAAAGGGCTGATCTTCCTCTGGTAGGAATAATTACTCGCTTGACACATCAAAAGGGAATCCATCTCATCAAGCATGCAATTTGGCGCACCTTAGAGCGCGGTGGGCAG GTTGTATTGCTTGGTTCAGCTCCAGATCCTCGTGTCCAGAATGATTTTGTGAATTTGGCCAACCACTTGCATTCTAGTCACCATGACCGTGCTCGCCTTTGTTTGACTTATGATGAGCCTCTTTCGCACTTG ATATATGCGGGTGCTGATTTCATTCTAGTCCCATCTATTTTTGAGCCTTGTGGACTGACCCAACTTACTGCTATGAGATATGGTTCAATAGCTGTTGTTCGAAAAACTGGAG GGCTTTTCGACACTGTGTTTGATGTTGACCATGACAAAGAAAGAGCCAAAGCACAAGGTCTTGAACCAAATGGATTTAACTTTGATGGAGCTGACCCTGCTGGTGTTGATTATGCTCTAAATAG GGCAATCTCTGCCTGGTACGACGGTCGGGATTGGTTTAACTCGTTGTGTAAAAAGGTGATGGAGCAAGACTGGTCTTGGAACAAGCCTGCTCTCGATTACTTGGAGCTTTACCATTCAGCACGCAAGTGA